In Nostoc sp. CENA543, a single genomic region encodes these proteins:
- a CDS encoding CHAT domain-containing protein produces MNPVISIVIPVYNREHYLDAAITSVLAQTRSDLELLIWDDGSTDNSLAIAREYERYDHRVRVVASRNQGMTKAINAAIAQTRGKYIGWVDSDDLLAPTALQETAAVLDTKSDIGWVYTDYLDIDTQNNFLSYGYRCLIPYNREELLNKFMTFHFRLMRREVFELAGGIDTDIPYAEDYDLCLRLSEISQVEHIFKPLYYYRHHAENLSIKYTALQAKYARQAVKKAKQRRKSQKAKTSLVSIFLLLGLCPSIAQAQSITPANDGTGTIVNNQGNQIDISGGSLSSDRANLFHSFSQFGLDSNQTANFLSQPSIQNILGRVTGGNASYINGLIKVTGGNSNLFLINPNGIIFGNHASLNVPASFTATTANHIGFSHSNSYFHTQGWNDYVNLLGTPNSFVFDANANGTIVNTANLGVTPGNNLTLLGSTVVSTGELSVPGGKINVAAVPGSSLVRLSIPGNLLSLEILPPSTNLNNYQNSLANLLTGGGGNHATQLIVNNLGEVELVGSGLPVNRNDVVVKHANAQTVSLLAHQNLILPETKITTTNNLNLLANNSVIVRDTTTNNVSIIAGNNLLLQGNAGIDILAINHLNRTSFISGGDLTLISNGKISLDTHFASGGKFSILNNQGNRGNFISLYDPIISANGDVSFGDYTGPALKVESTGSITAGNITINSPDFTLCPYGICSADERILADEPALILRAGLSSLESTANVPPDITESGTVFSGTGSSSTPANIQVGDIDTSTSASSFIYQLGGSVILQSVSGDISTGEINSSASFFDEVPADVIAGSVDIQAFGNVKTGNINSSTSDSNSDNLTSGSINIQAGGNVTTGDINSSSSMMSSANLTAGNINITSGGDVSTGNINTSLLSPNSSFSDTNTAGSVSITATGNLTTNIIDAFATSGYGTIQAGSINLLSSKNITFTSINTKAQTTNFGDANAGNVSVLANGVVKGLGEVIDRDFPGNTILTVGGRISGKVEIQHDGGVDNVPFKVGDASENGTSGSISTGSSEITPSSPVNIFPVLENGGIASDTPSGIRIISINNPPTVTANNNIPSTEVNKSITFNFGDLNVTSDDANLDNRTITFTALKSGTLTLADGTIITPGTTLDADTTLIYTPPTDATGDITAFSITASDRVSVSSEQNITVKVTPTPTPAPTPAPTPAPAPAPTPAPTPAPIIPDNSPNPAILEKISPTFPTIVTPQAVVNQIVPEIDEKFTNQIQQYLGRTSLPRIANTNTAQNILQDIESATGVKPALIYVSFVPQISANPNQAASNKALEIQSADDRLELIVVTAKNNPVRKVLPITRSQILAVARTFKSRITDPSLRKDYIESSQQLHEWLIQPIASELQQYGVQNLVFIMDSGLRSLPIAALYDGKQYLVEKYSVGLMPSLSLTDTKYVDVRKSQVLSMGASQFTNQQPLPAVPTELNAITPRLWAGKSFLNEAFTLKNLQTQRQRTPFGIIHLATHGEFKPGAPGNSYIQLWDTQLQMDQIRRLGWNDPPVELVVLSACRTALGDEEAELGFAGFAVQAGAKSALASLWYVSDEGTLGLISEFYNRLKTAPIKAEALRQAQVAALKGEVRLENGKLETTRGGVILPPILAELGDKDISHPYFWSAFTMIGNPW; encoded by the coding sequence ATGAATCCAGTGATTTCGATTGTGATTCCCGTTTATAATCGGGAGCATTATCTTGATGCTGCTATTACTAGTGTTTTAGCTCAAACTCGGTCAGATTTAGAATTACTGATTTGGGATGATGGTTCTACAGATAATTCTCTAGCCATTGCGCGTGAGTATGAACGATATGATCATCGGGTGCGGGTGGTAGCATCTAGAAATCAGGGAATGACCAAGGCTATAAACGCAGCGATCGCCCAAACTCGTGGTAAATATATTGGTTGGGTGGATAGTGATGATTTGTTAGCACCCACCGCATTACAAGAAACAGCTGCGGTGTTAGATACAAAATCGGATATTGGTTGGGTGTACACTGACTATTTAGATATTGATACGCAAAATAATTTTCTGAGTTATGGTTATCGTTGTCTCATTCCCTACAATCGTGAAGAACTGTTAAATAAGTTTATGACATTTCACTTCCGATTAATGCGGCGGGAAGTGTTTGAGTTAGCTGGGGGAATAGACACAGATATACCATATGCAGAAGACTATGATTTATGTTTACGTCTGTCGGAAATCAGTCAAGTTGAACATATTTTTAAACCACTATATTATTATCGTCATCATGCAGAAAATTTATCTATTAAATATACGGCTTTACAGGCTAAATATGCTCGTCAAGCGGTAAAAAAAGCCAAACAAAGACGTAAATCGCAGAAAGCCAAAACCAGTTTAGTTAGTATCTTTTTATTATTGGGGTTATGTCCTAGTATTGCTCAAGCACAGTCCATTACACCAGCTAATGATGGTACTGGGACGATTGTGAATAATCAAGGCAATCAGATTGATATTAGTGGCGGTAGTTTGAGTAGCGATCGCGCCAATCTTTTTCACAGTTTCTCACAGTTTGGTCTGGATAGTAATCAAACGGCAAATTTCCTATCCCAACCATCTATTCAAAATATTTTAGGGCGTGTTACGGGTGGGAATGCTTCCTATATTAACGGTTTAATTAAAGTCACGGGTGGTAATTCTAACTTATTTTTAATTAATCCCAATGGGATTATTTTCGGCAACCATGCTAGCTTAAATGTTCCCGCTTCATTTACCGCCACTACCGCCAACCATATTGGCTTTAGTCATAGTAATAGTTACTTTCATACCCAGGGTTGGAATGATTACGTTAATCTGCTAGGAACACCTAATAGTTTTGTCTTTGATGCTAACGCCAACGGAACGATTGTTAATACAGCTAATCTGGGCGTGACACCAGGTAATAACTTAACTTTATTAGGTTCTACTGTTGTCAGCACAGGCGAACTTTCCGTACCAGGTGGCAAGATTAATGTTGCTGCTGTCCCTGGTTCTAGTTTAGTCCGTCTGAGTATACCTGGTAATCTTTTAAGTTTAGAAATTCTGCCTCCATCTACTAATCTCAATAATTACCAAAATTCCCTGGCTAACCTATTGACTGGAGGCGGTGGAAATCATGCAACACAATTAATAGTCAATAATCTGGGTGAAGTAGAATTAGTTGGTTCTGGTTTACCAGTGAATCGCAATGATGTAGTTGTAAAACACGCCAATGCTCAAACAGTGAGTTTGCTAGCCCATCAAAATTTAATATTACCAGAAACTAAAATTACGACAACTAATAATTTAAACTTACTGGCGAATAATTCTGTTATAGTGCGTGATACTACCACAAATAATGTTTCTATAATTGCAGGTAATAATCTTTTACTACAAGGTAATGCAGGGATTGATATATTAGCCATTAATCATCTCAATCGCACAAGTTTTATTAGCGGCGGAGATTTAACTTTAATCAGCAATGGCAAGATTTCTCTAGATACTCACTTTGCTAGTGGCGGTAAATTTTCTATTCTGAATAATCAGGGTAATCGGGGTAATTTTATCAGTCTTTATGACCCAATTATTAGTGCTAATGGTGATGTTTCCTTTGGTGACTACACTGGCCCCGCTTTAAAAGTAGAGTCTACAGGTAGTATTACAGCAGGTAATATTACAATTAATAGTCCAGATTTTACACTTTGTCCATATGGTATTTGTTCCGCCGATGAAAGGATTTTAGCTGATGAACCTGCCTTAATTTTAAGAGCCGGTTTGAGTAGTTTAGAATCTACTGCTAACGTTCCTCCTGATATTACGGAATCGGGAACTGTATTTAGCGGCACTGGTAGTTCATCTACACCAGCTAATATACAAGTCGGAGATATTGACACTAGCACAAGTGCATCTAGTTTCATTTATCAGCTTGGTGGTAGCGTAATTTTACAATCTGTGAGTGGAGATATTTCCACAGGTGAAATTAATTCTTCTGCGAGTTTCTTTGATGAAGTACCTGCTGATGTCATAGCTGGTTCAGTTGATATTCAAGCTTTTGGTAATGTGAAAACAGGTAATATTAACTCTTCTACTAGTGATTCTAATTCAGATAATTTGACTAGTGGGTCAATTAATATTCAAGCTGGTGGCAATGTAACTACAGGTGATATTAATTCATCATCCAGCATGATGAGTTCTGCTAATCTTACGGCGGGCAATATTAATATCACATCTGGAGGAGATGTTTCCACAGGGAATATTAATACATCATTACTTAGCCCTAATTCTAGTTTTTCTGATACTAACACTGCGGGTTCAGTGAGCATTACAGCTACAGGTAATCTCACAACAAATATCATTGATGCTTTTGCTACTAGTGGCTACGGCACGATTCAAGCAGGAAGTATTAATTTACTATCCAGCAAAAATATTACTTTTACTAGTATTAACACTAAAGCCCAGACGACAAATTTTGGTGATGCTAACGCCGGAAATGTGAGTGTTTTAGCTAATGGAGTCGTCAAAGGATTAGGAGAAGTTATTGATAGGGACTTTCCAGGTAATACTATCTTGACTGTGGGAGGTAGGATTTCCGGTAAGGTGGAAATTCAACATGATGGGGGTGTTGATAATGTACCATTCAAAGTTGGTGATGCTAGCGAAAATGGTACATCAGGTAGTATTAGTACAGGCAGTTCTGAAATTACTCCAAGTTCACCAGTTAATATATTTCCGGTTTTAGAAAATGGTGGAATAGCTAGTGATACTCCAAGTGGGATTAGGATTATATCTATTAATAATCCGCCGACTGTCACCGCCAATAATAATATTCCCAGCACAGAAGTAAATAAGTCGATAACATTTAATTTTGGTGATTTAAATGTTACAAGTGATGATGCCAATCTAGATAACCGCACCATAACTTTTACAGCATTAAAAAGCGGTACATTAACATTAGCAGACGGCACAATCATCACGCCAGGAACAACCCTAGATGCAGATACAACGTTAATTTACACACCGCCCACTGATGCGACTGGTGACATTACAGCCTTTAGTATTACAGCTAGCGATCGCGTTTCTGTTTCATCTGAGCAAAATATTACTGTTAAAGTTACGCCAACACCTACACCTGCACCCACACCTGCACCCACACCTGCACCTGCACCTGCACCTACACCTGCACCTACACCTGCACCCATAATTCCAGACAATTCTCCTAACCCTGCAATCTTAGAAAAAATTTCTCCTACCTTTCCCACTATCGTCACCCCACAGGCGGTGGTGAATCAAATCGTTCCCGAAATTGATGAAAAATTCACGAATCAAATTCAGCAATACTTAGGTAGAACATCTCTCCCTAGAATTGCCAACACCAATACAGCCCAGAATATATTACAAGATATTGAAAGTGCGACAGGTGTGAAGCCTGCATTGATTTACGTGAGTTTTGTACCGCAGATTTCTGCTAATCCCAATCAAGCTGCAAGCAACAAAGCACTAGAAATTCAATCTGCTGACGATCGCCTAGAATTAATAGTCGTCACAGCTAAGAATAACCCAGTCCGTAAAGTTTTACCCATCACGCGATCGCAAATATTAGCTGTAGCGAGAACATTTAAAAGCCGCATCACAGATCCTAGCTTGCGAAAAGACTATATAGAATCAAGCCAGCAATTACATGAATGGCTAATTCAACCCATCGCCAGCGAATTACAACAATATGGTGTGCAGAATTTAGTATTTATCATGGATAGCGGATTGCGATCGCTACCCATCGCCGCCCTTTACGATGGTAAACAATATCTCGTCGAAAAATACAGCGTCGGCTTAATGCCCAGTCTCAGCCTCACCGATACCAAATATGTAGATGTGAGGAAATCCCAAGTTTTAAGCATGGGTGCATCACAATTCACCAACCAGCAACCTTTACCAGCCGTACCCACAGAACTCAACGCCATTACCCCCCGCCTTTGGGCGGGTAAATCCTTCCTCAACGAAGCCTTTACCCTGAAAAATCTCCAAACCCAACGCCAACGAACACCTTTTGGGATTATCCACTTAGCCACCCACGGTGAATTTAAACCAGGCGCGCCTGGTAACTCCTATATTCAACTGTGGGATACACAATTGCAAATGGATCAAATCCGCCGACTGGGTTGGAATGATCCGCCTGTAGAATTAGTAGTATTAAGTGCCTGTCGTACCGCCCTTGGAGATGAGGAAGCCGAGTTAGGCTTTGCTGGTTTTGCAGTACAAGCCGGTGCTAAGTCAGCCTTAGCTAGTTTGTGGTATGTCTCCGACGAGGGGACATTAGGTTTAATCAGTGAATTTTACAACCGTTTGAAAACCGCCCCCATCAAAGCCGAAGCCCTCCGCCAAGCCCAAGTAGCAGCCCTCAAAGGGGAGGTACGTTTAGAAAACGGTAAACTAGAAACCACCAGGGGAGGTGTGATTTTACCCCCTATTTTAGCCGAACTAGGTGACAAAGATATCAGCCATCCCTATTTTTGGTCTGCCTTTACGATGATTGGGAATCCTTGGTAG
- a CDS encoding NAD(P)-dependent oxidoreductase: MKKLLITGASGFLGWHLCQIAQENWEVYGTYYSHDIEIPGIKLIKLNLTNFAEIKQAFSEIKPDAVIHTAASSQPNFCQLHPEESYTINVTASCNIAGLCADYQIPCAFTSTDLVFDGLNAPYQETDATCPVNIYGEQKVMAEIGMLERYPMTAVCRMPLMFGNATPTANSFIQPFIDILKQEKELKLFTDEFRTPTSANTAARGLLLALAKVNGIIHLGGKERISRYDFGRILVEVFQLPATGLKGCLQTDVKMAAPRPKDVSLNSYQAFKLGYKPLSIKEELASLYSEYKMVNN, encoded by the coding sequence ATGAAAAAACTTTTAATCACTGGAGCAAGCGGATTTTTGGGGTGGCATTTGTGCCAAATAGCTCAAGAAAATTGGGAAGTTTATGGAACATATTATTCCCATGATATAGAAATTCCAGGTATTAAATTAATCAAATTAAATTTAACAAACTTTGCTGAAATTAAGCAGGCATTTAGTGAAATTAAACCAGATGCAGTAATTCATACAGCCGCTTCTTCACAGCCCAACTTTTGCCAGCTTCACCCTGAAGAATCATACACAATTAACGTCACTGCATCTTGTAATATTGCTGGACTTTGTGCAGACTATCAAATTCCTTGCGCTTTTACATCCACTGACTTAGTTTTTGATGGTTTGAACGCACCTTATCAAGAAACAGATGCCACTTGTCCTGTGAATATTTATGGTGAGCAAAAAGTCATGGCAGAAATCGGAATGCTAGAACGCTACCCCATGACAGCAGTGTGCAGAATGCCTTTAATGTTTGGTAATGCCACACCTACTGCTAACAGTTTTATCCAGCCATTTATTGATATTTTAAAACAGGAAAAAGAACTGAAGTTATTTACTGACGAATTTCGCACACCAACGAGTGCTAATACTGCGGCACGAGGTTTATTATTAGCCTTAGCAAAAGTCAATGGTATCATTCATTTAGGCGGCAAAGAAAGAATTTCCCGCTATGATTTTGGCAGAATTTTAGTTGAAGTGTTCCAACTTCCCGCCACCGGATTAAAAGGCTGTCTGCAAACAGATGTCAAAATGGCTGCACCCAGACCAAAGGATGTCTCCTTAAATAGTTATCAAGCCTTTAAATTAGGATACAAACCTCTTTCTATCAAAGAAGAATTAGCATCTCTTTATTCTGAGTACAAGATGGTAAATAATTAA
- a CDS encoding pentapeptide repeat-containing protein produces MTIESNSSKPLNPESGLDDDLQPDDFDGASPGEENRLTSETLATQQALAAISSLQSPQNTVALQNARSSFSMSRKPQLTIKPRALLMTVVAIAMTCVGVAVNNGIIGVVGTVLTLLLSLLILWPWIKYLVQERLSEQNRTIFIALMGLIVSLVGVLKFTGVSDRLLFWGKRVNWDASGTLAEWFGALGQILIAIIAVFVAWRQYIISKDLTIQQNLLTVQQNIITQQQTIDSYFQGVSDLVLDEEGLLEDWPQERAIAEGRTAAIFSSVDGSGKAKILRFLSRSKLLTPLKRDRRLGRAILNGVGGYAEDRLEGVRVIDLGVMLAAADLANTDLRWTDLSEANLVRANLSGCDLVKANLSRTILYDADLRGADFNGVRLFYGSLEAASPRSRTEPPDYETGEHTGAVVENADFSNVQRMSDANRYYCCAWGGEKTRSTIPGGCEGIPNKLGK; encoded by the coding sequence ATGACGATTGAATCTAATTCTTCTAAACCCCTAAACCCAGAATCGGGACTTGATGATGACTTGCAACCAGATGATTTTGATGGTGCAAGTCCAGGTGAGGAAAATCGCCTGACATCAGAAACGCTGGCTACACAGCAAGCTTTGGCGGCGATTTCGTCTTTGCAATCTCCGCAAAATACCGTAGCCTTACAAAACGCTCGTTCTAGTTTTTCCATGAGCCGCAAGCCTCAATTAACAATTAAGCCTAGAGCATTGTTAATGACTGTGGTGGCGATCGCCATGACTTGTGTTGGCGTGGCTGTGAATAATGGGATTATCGGTGTGGTGGGAACGGTGTTAACGTTGCTGCTATCTTTGTTAATCCTTTGGCCTTGGATAAAGTATCTAGTCCAGGAACGGTTATCTGAGCAGAATAGAACTATATTTATTGCCTTAATGGGGTTAATAGTCTCGCTCGTTGGCGTATTGAAGTTTACTGGTGTGAGCGATCGCTTGCTGTTTTGGGGTAAACGGGTTAATTGGGATGCGTCGGGAACTTTGGCGGAATGGTTCGGTGCATTGGGACAAATTTTGATTGCGATTATTGCTGTGTTTGTGGCTTGGCGACAGTACATTATTTCTAAAGACTTGACAATTCAGCAAAATCTGCTAACGGTGCAGCAAAATATTATTACCCAACAACAAACCATCGATTCTTATTTTCAAGGCGTTTCTGACTTGGTGTTAGATGAAGAAGGATTACTAGAAGACTGGCCACAAGAAAGAGCGATCGCAGAAGGTCGGACGGCAGCGATTTTTAGTAGTGTTGATGGTAGTGGGAAAGCGAAAATTTTGCGTTTTTTGTCCCGTTCTAAATTACTCACACCCCTAAAACGCGATCGTCGTCTTGGTAGAGCCATCCTCAACGGTGTTGGCGGTTATGCAGAAGACCGTTTAGAAGGCGTGCGGGTGATAGATTTAGGTGTCATGTTAGCAGCAGCCGACCTTGCTAACACAGATTTACGCTGGACTGATTTGAGTGAAGCCAACCTTGTCCGCGCTAACCTCAGTGGTTGCGATTTAGTCAAAGCCAACCTTTCCCGCACCATTCTATATGATGCGGATTTAAGGGGTGCTGACTTCAATGGTGTACGCCTATTCTATGGCTCACTAGAAGCCGCATCACCCCGCAGCCGCACCGAACCCCCAGACTATGAGACTGGCGAACACACAGGCGCAGTAGTAGAAAACGCTGATTTCAGCAACGTGCAGAGAATGTCTGATGCTAATCGTTATTACTGCTGCGCTTGGGGTGGAGAAAAAACCAGAAGCACAATTCCCGGCGGTTGTGAAGGTATTCCCAATAAGTTGGGAAAATAA
- a CDS encoding CoA-binding protein encodes MNLTPESKVIIQGFSEFISATHVAQMKAYGTNIVAGVAPGRGGQEIYGLPVFDLVEEVAEKFGVIDTTIICVHPYQVLDAALEAIASDISQIIIISAGVPPLDMVQLLRKAEDYETLVVGPNSPGIIVPGKILLGTHPSEFYTPGSVGIVSRSSTLTYEVAWELTKAGLGQSISVSIGSDAIVGSSFLQWLQILDEDDTTEAIVLVGQPGGGSEETAARYIAEAIDKPVVAYIAGREAPPRNTWRQTGTLVTVVGRPPNFGTAQSKIAAFEAAEVPVAERPSLIPELLKKSINL; translated from the coding sequence ATGAACTTAACGCCAGAGAGCAAAGTTATCATCCAAGGCTTCAGTGAATTTATTTCAGCCACTCATGTTGCTCAAATGAAAGCCTACGGGACAAATATAGTAGCTGGTGTCGCTCCTGGACGTGGTGGACAGGAAATCTATGGTTTACCCGTATTTGATTTGGTAGAAGAGGTAGCGGAGAAATTTGGTGTGATTGACACAACAATTATTTGTGTCCATCCATACCAAGTTTTGGATGCTGCTTTAGAAGCGATCGCTTCTGATATTAGTCAGATTATCATCATCTCTGCTGGTGTACCGCCTTTGGATATGGTGCAATTACTCCGCAAAGCTGAAGATTATGAAACTTTGGTAGTCGGCCCCAACAGTCCAGGAATTATTGTCCCAGGAAAAATCCTTTTAGGTACACACCCCAGCGAATTTTACACACCAGGTTCAGTAGGTATCGTGAGCCGTAGCAGTACCCTCACCTATGAAGTAGCCTGGGAACTAACAAAAGCAGGTTTGGGACAGTCAATCAGTGTCAGTATTGGTAGTGATGCCATTGTTGGTTCTTCGTTTTTGCAATGGCTGCAAATATTAGATGAGGATGACACGACCGAAGCCATTGTATTAGTCGGTCAACCTGGTGGCGGTAGTGAAGAAACCGCCGCCAGATACATCGCCGAAGCCATTGATAAACCAGTTGTAGCCTACATTGCAGGTAGAGAAGCACCACCGAGAAACACCTGGCGACAAACCGGAACTTTAGTCACCGTCGTGGGTCGTCCACCCAACTTTGGGACAGCACAAAGCAAAATCGCCGCCTTTGAAGCCGCAGAAGTCCCCGTTGCAGAACGTCCATCTTTAATTCCCGAACTATTAAAAAAGTCAATTAACCTTTGA
- a CDS encoding succinate--CoA ligase subunit beta → MDLLEYQVKEWFGEIGIPVLPSQRIYHPTDLKRLKIHYPIVLKSQVHAGDRAKAGGVRIVETTIDAVAAAQNIFNLPIWGELPEVVLAESKYVASQEFYLAVVLDTAICRPILLGCQEPDVDWELAGEKMQYVVVEQEFSPFYARRLALKMGLQGALMQSVSGVLEKLYHLFLQKDLDLVEINPLAINHAGEVMALNGKVRVNQRAIGRHPEIASMAAKMVGHHGKNQINTRLGDWDSLAMQGKIGILGNGTGSMMATCDLVSSAGGKPGMCLNLRHASIIETAPTTFCDRLIKGLNILAADKSIQVILINLLGSIPEPEAAASAIVEFISQHQNEQTSSNLRTNGNKRELNSPHIVIRLAGSELNAAKNVLAPLETDAYRLIIVENLDEAVATAVNLVKPPAYQKVS, encoded by the coding sequence ATGGATTTATTAGAGTATCAAGTTAAAGAATGGTTTGGTGAAATCGGCATTCCAGTATTGCCTTCCCAACGTATATATCATCCTACAGATTTAAAACGGCTGAAAATTCACTATCCGATTGTACTAAAATCGCAAGTACACGCAGGCGATCGCGCAAAAGCTGGAGGTGTGAGAATTGTAGAAACCACCATCGATGCAGTAGCGGCGGCTCAAAATATTTTTAATTTACCTATTTGGGGAGAATTACCAGAAGTTGTACTGGCAGAATCTAAATACGTTGCTAGTCAAGAATTTTATTTAGCCGTAGTTTTAGATACTGCCATTTGCCGACCCATCCTTTTAGGTTGCCAAGAACCGGATGTAGATTGGGAATTAGCCGGTGAAAAAATGCAATATGTGGTTGTGGAACAGGAATTTTCGCCTTTTTACGCGCGGAGATTAGCTTTAAAAATGGGTTTGCAAGGCGCACTGATGCAATCAGTCAGTGGTGTTTTAGAGAAACTTTATCATTTGTTTTTACAGAAAGACTTAGACCTAGTAGAAATTAATCCCCTCGCCATCAATCATGCAGGGGAAGTCATGGCACTAAATGGTAAAGTTCGAGTCAATCAACGAGCCATAGGGAGACATCCAGAAATTGCCTCAATGGCTGCTAAAATGGTCGGTCATCATGGCAAAAATCAGATTAATACCCGGTTGGGTGACTGGGATAGTTTAGCAATGCAAGGTAAAATTGGCATCTTGGGCAATGGTACAGGCTCAATGATGGCAACCTGTGATTTGGTCAGTAGTGCTGGCGGTAAACCAGGTATGTGTTTAAATCTCCGACACGCCTCGATTATTGAAACTGCACCTACTACATTTTGCGATCGCCTCATCAAAGGCTTAAATATTTTAGCTGCTGATAAAAGCATTCAGGTAATACTCATTAATCTTCTCGGTAGTATTCCCGAACCAGAAGCCGCAGCTTCCGCTATTGTTGAATTTATCTCACAGCACCAAAACGAACAAACATCATCAAATTTACGCACCAACGGCAATAAACGAGAGTTGAATTCACCCCATATAGTAATTCGTTTAGCTGGTTCAGAATTAAACGCCGCTAAAAACGTTTTAGCTCCATTAGAAACTGATGCTTACAGGCTCATCATAGTAGAAAATCTAGATGAAGCCGTAGCCACAGCAGTTAACTTAGTTAAACCCCCCGCCTACCAAAAAGTGTCGTAA
- a CDS encoding DUF5674 family protein, with protein MYLQVWGEILVLIIRERATLEQVEQMLQTLELYIKIAVDIERNILAGGGEKHAFCEAVLLEDGSRQRDIWGADWIPFNQSIAYESIINIRPS; from the coding sequence GTGTATTTACAAGTGTGGGGTGAAATTTTGGTACTGATCATCAGGGAAAGAGCAACACTAGAACAAGTTGAGCAAATGCTGCAAACCTTAGAACTTTATATCAAAATAGCAGTAGATATAGAGAGAAATATTTTAGCAGGTGGAGGAGAAAAACACGCTTTCTGTGAAGCAGTATTGCTGGAAGATGGTAGTAGACAACGAGATATTTGGGGTGCTGATTGGATTCCCTTTAACCAGTCAATCGCTTATGAGTCAATTATTAACATTCGCCCCAGTTAA
- a CDS encoding tetratricopeptide repeat protein: MASWRGLIACGFITCLTFGCSGDLNASTAKTQEVVKKINVSQFVAEAQDSKQAEKLFVQGNNLLDARRYQDAIGMYDQAIAIQPENADIWINRGNALASLQKYKDALSSYDKAIALQPEQDEAWYNRGNVLITWQNYKDAIAAYDKAIALAPDKAAAWINRGISLSKLQRYPEALKSYERAIAIKPDKPEAYYNRACTYALLSDTKLATQNLQKAIQLAPNKYQELAKTDPDFDKVRNSKEFRAIVNSQ, encoded by the coding sequence ATGGCTTCTTGGCGTGGCTTAATTGCCTGTGGTTTTATTACTTGTTTGACTTTTGGGTGTAGTGGTGATCTAAACGCATCCACAGCCAAGACTCAGGAAGTAGTCAAGAAAATTAATGTTTCCCAATTTGTTGCTGAAGCACAAGATAGTAAACAGGCAGAAAAGTTATTTGTACAAGGAAATAATCTATTAGATGCGCGACGCTATCAAGACGCTATAGGGATGTATGATCAAGCGATCGCCATTCAACCAGAAAATGCAGATATTTGGATTAACCGAGGTAATGCCCTAGCATCTTTACAAAAGTATAAAGACGCTCTCTCATCCTACGATAAAGCGATCGCCCTCCAGCCAGAACAGGATGAAGCTTGGTATAACCGAGGTAACGTGTTAATTACCTGGCAAAACTATAAAGATGCAATAGCAGCATACGATAAAGCGATCGCCCTTGCACCTGACAAAGCCGCAGCCTGGATTAATCGGGGAATTTCCCTTAGTAAACTGCAACGCTATCCAGAAGCTTTAAAGTCCTATGAGCGAGCGATCGCCATCAAGCCAGATAAACCCGAAGCCTACTATAATCGAGCTTGTACCTACGCCTTACTTAGTGATACCAAACTAGCAACCCAAAACTTACAAAAAGCCATACAACTTGCCCCTAATAAGTATCAAGAATTAGCCAAAACTGACCCAGATTTTGATAAAGTACGTAATAGTAAGGAATTTAGGGCGATAGTCAATAGTCAATAG